The Zobellia alginiliquefaciens genome contains a region encoding:
- a CDS encoding CopD family protein: MYEYIKALHLIFVITWFAGLFYIPRLFIYHIEASHKASPEKEILTKQFQLMAKRLWFIITWPSAILAVFFAVWLLVLVPAWLEQPWMHVKLVFVLLLILYHFKTHQIFKQLQRNEVKYSSKFMRIFNEGATLILFAVVFLVILKNAFNWIFGVVGIIVLGVLLMLGIRIYKSIRSKNPEA; this comes from the coding sequence TTGTACGAGTACATAAAAGCATTACATCTTATTTTTGTGATTACATGGTTCGCGGGCTTGTTCTATATACCACGCCTATTTATCTATCATATTGAGGCCTCCCATAAAGCTTCACCTGAAAAGGAAATTCTTACCAAGCAATTTCAGCTTATGGCCAAACGGTTGTGGTTTATTATAACTTGGCCATCAGCTATATTAGCTGTTTTTTTTGCTGTTTGGTTATTGGTTTTGGTTCCTGCCTGGTTGGAGCAACCTTGGATGCACGTAAAACTTGTTTTTGTTTTACTATTGATATTGTATCACTTTAAGACACATCAGATATTTAAGCAACTACAACGCAATGAGGTAAAGTACAGTTCCAAGTTCATGCGTATTTTTAATGAAGGTGCTACACTTATTTTATTCGCTGTAGTGTTTCTGGTGATTCTTAAAAATGCGTTCAATTGGATTTTTGGTGTTGTCGGAATTATTGTTCTAGGAGTCCTCTTAATGCTTGGCATCAGAATATATAAAAGTATAAGGTCTAAAAACCCTGAGGCATAA
- a CDS encoding porin family protein: MKKVVFLLTAFVTITSTNAQDFGFGVKGGINVASIGGSAYSGLGSLGTKVSFHLGGVAEIPISDKIAVQPELLYSSQGTNWDYGTGDNNLKLDYINLPILGKYAIIEGLSAEAGPVVGFLISTNEEDDDRFNTLDFAFAIGASYKLNDNIFFSLRYNKGVTNINGDSFTGGKSQNNVFQLSAGYAF, translated from the coding sequence ATGAAAAAAGTAGTATTTCTTTTAACCGCATTTGTAACAATCACTTCTACCAATGCACAAGATTTTGGGTTTGGAGTAAAAGGAGGAATTAACGTAGCTTCAATTGGGGGTAGTGCTTATTCCGGTTTAGGTAGTTTGGGCACAAAAGTCAGCTTTCACTTGGGTGGAGTTGCAGAAATTCCAATTTCTGATAAAATAGCCGTACAACCAGAACTACTATATTCTTCACAAGGTACAAATTGGGATTATGGTACAGGCGATAATAACCTGAAATTGGATTATATTAACTTGCCCATTTTAGGAAAGTATGCTATTATAGAAGGCTTAAGTGCAGAAGCAGGACCAGTGGTTGGTTTTTTAATATCCACCAACGAGGAAGATGATGATCGTTTTAATACGTTAGATTTTGCCTTTGCTATTGGTGCATCTTACAAACTGAATGACAATATTTTTTTCAGTCTCAGATATAATAAAGGTGTTACCAATATTAATGGAGATTCTTTCACTGGAGGGAAAAGTCAAAACAATGTTTTTCAACTTTCAGCAGGATATGCTTTTTAA
- the hemH gene encoding ferrochelatase — MKGVLLVNLGSPDSPTAKDVKPYLDEFLMDERVIDVPNWLRNIIVRGIILQSRPKKSAEAYAKIWWEEGSPLIVISERFSNKLKEHSDMPIALGMRYGSMTIKNALKELHDKGVDEVLLVPLYPHYAMSSYETVVVKVMEEQEAFFPNMKLTTLPPFYKNPEYVRVLSERIAESLEGFDYDHILFSYHGIPERHIRKSDPTNFHCKIDGKCCQTNSVAHHTCYRHQCFDTTESVKAYLNLPADKVSNSFQSRLPNDPWLKPYTDFEFERFPKEGIKNLAVITPAFVADCLETLEEIAMEGQHQFQEAGGKEYKHIPCLNESDAWVKVMANWIKDWQTTGALPA; from the coding sequence ATGAAAGGAGTTTTATTGGTTAATTTGGGTTCTCCAGACAGTCCCACGGCTAAGGATGTTAAGCCTTATTTAGATGAATTTTTAATGGATGAACGCGTAATTGATGTTCCTAATTGGCTTCGGAATATTATAGTTCGTGGCATTATTTTGCAGTCTCGGCCGAAAAAATCTGCTGAAGCTTATGCAAAAATATGGTGGGAAGAAGGTTCTCCGTTAATTGTTATTTCAGAACGGTTTTCAAACAAGTTGAAAGAGCATTCAGATATGCCTATAGCTTTGGGAATGCGCTATGGTAGCATGACCATAAAAAATGCTTTGAAGGAATTACATGATAAGGGTGTAGATGAGGTGTTGTTAGTGCCGTTATACCCGCATTATGCCATGTCATCCTATGAAACGGTTGTTGTTAAAGTGATGGAAGAGCAAGAAGCATTTTTTCCGAATATGAAATTGACCACCCTGCCTCCTTTTTATAAAAACCCAGAGTATGTTCGTGTACTTTCAGAACGAATTGCAGAAAGTTTGGAAGGTTTTGATTACGACCATATCTTGTTTTCGTATCATGGCATTCCCGAAAGACACATACGAAAATCCGACCCGACCAATTTTCATTGTAAAATAGACGGTAAATGTTGCCAGACCAATTCTGTAGCGCATCATACATGCTACCGTCACCAGTGTTTTGATACTACTGAATCTGTAAAAGCCTATTTGAACCTGCCAGCGGATAAAGTGAGTAATTCGTTTCAATCCAGACTACCTAATGACCCTTGGTTAAAGCCGTACACTGATTTTGAATTTGAGCGTTTCCCTAAGGAAGGAATTAAAAACCTTGCTGTAATAACACCTGCATTTGTTGCCGATTGTTTGGAAACACTAGAGGAGATTGCAATGGAAGGACAACATCAATTTCAAGAAGCCGGAGGAAAGGAATACAAACACATTCCCTGTTTGAACGAAAGTGATGCGTGGGTAAAAGTTATGGCCAATTGGATTAAGGACTGGCAAACTACAGGCGCTTTGCCTGCGTAA
- a CDS encoding alpha/beta hydrolase family protein: MKTQLNFPLRKNTRMAAFVLLLCATITVQAQEFLYGDALPDAPELSNRGEHTVGVRTLNITHKNQVDILNSKGGTDPMYDRPLTIEVWYPSEAPTDKGATVTYEEVMGTRGDTLRPLVPFSFKGRAYRDASPKATTGGYPLIVVSHGYVGSRYLMTYLTENLASKGYVVVSIDHTDSTFKDANAFQSTLLNRAKDIKFVINTVVEKGNSASKDQLSGMIDAENIGIVGYSMGGYGVLNVGGAGYSDGLTVFFGQMTGGSSAISALAASNAEYQKQIDPRIKAVVAFAPWGMERGVWDANGLAGLKKPTLFIAGDQDDISGYEKGIKAIYEGAVNADRYLLTYKNARHNVAPNPPPAEALQPGLHIDEYYRYAEPSWDQRKINNINQHFLTAFLGTHLKGENNDAYLNIPKESNAQDWHGFKPRSSTGMELRHAKAAGVNMKQ; the protein is encoded by the coding sequence ATGAAAACTCAACTCAACTTCCCCCTAAGGAAGAACACGCGTATGGCAGCTTTTGTGCTGCTTTTGTGCGCAACGATTACCGTACAAGCACAAGAATTCTTGTATGGCGATGCCTTACCGGACGCTCCCGAACTATCCAATAGAGGTGAACATACCGTTGGGGTACGTACGCTTAACATTACACATAAGAATCAGGTTGATATTTTAAACTCAAAAGGAGGTACAGACCCAATGTATGATAGACCTCTTACCATAGAGGTTTGGTATCCTTCAGAAGCACCAACGGACAAAGGCGCTACCGTAACTTACGAAGAGGTAATGGGCACCAGAGGTGATACTTTACGTCCATTGGTGCCTTTTTCTTTTAAAGGAAGGGCTTACCGTGATGCCTCACCCAAAGCAACTACTGGCGGATATCCATTAATAGTAGTATCCCATGGGTATGTGGGCTCAAGGTACTTAATGACTTATTTAACCGAAAACTTGGCGTCAAAAGGATACGTAGTAGTTTCAATAGACCATACGGATTCAACTTTTAAGGATGCCAATGCATTTCAAAGCACCTTGTTGAACCGTGCTAAGGACATTAAATTCGTAATTAATACGGTAGTCGAAAAAGGAAACTCAGCATCAAAAGACCAACTTTCAGGAATGATAGATGCTGAAAATATTGGTATTGTTGGATATTCCATGGGTGGCTACGGTGTTTTAAATGTTGGAGGAGCTGGCTATAGCGATGGACTTACAGTTTTCTTTGGACAAATGACCGGAGGTAGTAGTGCAATTTCCGCTCTAGCAGCTAGCAATGCAGAATATCAAAAACAAATAGACCCAAGAATTAAGGCAGTAGTGGCTTTTGCCCCGTGGGGAATGGAGCGTGGTGTTTGGGATGCCAACGGATTGGCAGGTCTAAAAAAACCCACTCTTTTTATTGCAGGCGACCAAGATGATATTTCTGGTTATGAAAAAGGTATTAAAGCTATTTATGAGGGCGCCGTTAATGCGGACCGATACTTGCTTACCTATAAAAATGCGAGACATAACGTAGCTCCGAACCCTCCACCAGCAGAAGCTCTTCAACCCGGTTTACACATTGACGAATATTACAGATATGCCGAGCCTTCTTGGGACCAAAGAAAAATTAACAACATTAACCAGCACTTTCTAACTGCTTTTTTAGGAACACACCTTAAAGGCGAAAACAACGATGCGTATTTAAATATCCCCAAAGAATCTAATGCACAGGATTGGCACGGTTTTAAACCTAGATCTTCAACAGGTATGGAACTTAGACACGCTAAAGCTGCTGGAGTGAATATGAAACAATAA
- a CDS encoding sensor histidine kinase — translation MILLVVIASILIAGVTVYQYKEQSEDYHSDRLERKEEQVRQSVEYVLKKTTYPVTTNNLGLIFNEEIYEIANVQNQRLNIYDLEGQLIKSSRAKFEVDSIANCLSPSILSLLETSPTKRFVDQKALAGDNYKASYTYINDKRFKPIGILNLPYYEDDSFNNMELREFLMRLGGVYFLMLLIAIGLAYFISTYITRSLQTISDMMDRTDLRKSNEKILIDNPSEEIEKLVSSYNAMIDELEHSAVKLARSEREQAWREMAKQVAHEIKNPLTPMRLTVQSFERKFDAQDPNIDTKIAEFSKTLIQQIDTMSSIASAFSNFAEMPAQQNETLNIVEIVRLALDIFNEDYIHFISEEEEIITKLDRTQLIRVVTNLVKNAIQAIPEVEAPRIVVSVGSEGDFAKICVADNGIGIEEGFKEKIFEPKFTTKSSGMGLGLGMVKNIVETYKGHIGFTSKPSKGTVFSVKFPLVK, via the coding sequence ATGATCCTACTCGTGGTCATAGCTTCTATCTTGATTGCTGGCGTTACTGTGTATCAGTATAAAGAGCAATCAGAGGATTATCATTCAGACCGTTTGGAGCGTAAAGAAGAGCAGGTGAGGCAAAGCGTAGAGTACGTTTTAAAGAAAACAACCTACCCGGTCACCACCAATAATTTAGGGCTGATATTTAATGAGGAAATTTATGAGATAGCCAATGTTCAGAACCAGCGCCTTAATATTTATGACTTAGAAGGCCAACTAATAAAAAGCTCCAGAGCTAAATTTGAAGTCGATTCTATAGCAAACTGTTTGAGTCCATCTATCTTAAGTCTTTTGGAAACTAGTCCCACAAAAAGATTTGTTGATCAAAAAGCCTTGGCGGGCGATAATTACAAAGCTTCATATACCTATATCAATGACAAAAGATTTAAACCGATAGGTATTTTAAATTTACCTTACTACGAAGATGATTCTTTTAACAATATGGAACTCAGAGAGTTTCTAATGCGTCTAGGAGGGGTGTATTTCCTAATGTTGCTCATTGCTATCGGTTTGGCCTATTTTATTTCAACCTACATTACACGGTCATTACAGACTATTTCGGACATGATGGATAGGACAGACCTGAGAAAAAGTAACGAGAAAATACTTATAGATAATCCTAGTGAGGAAATTGAAAAATTGGTAAGTTCCTATAATGCCATGATAGACGAATTAGAGCATAGTGCCGTTAAATTGGCACGAAGTGAAAGGGAGCAAGCTTGGCGAGAGATGGCAAAGCAGGTGGCACATGAAATTAAAAACCCGTTGACACCTATGCGACTTACCGTTCAAAGTTTTGAACGAAAATTTGATGCGCAAGACCCAAATATAGATACTAAAATTGCCGAATTTTCTAAAACGCTTATTCAGCAAATAGATACCATGAGTAGCATTGCTTCTGCATTTTCCAACTTTGCTGAAATGCCGGCACAACAAAATGAAACCTTAAACATAGTTGAAATTGTTCGCTTGGCATTGGACATTTTTAACGAAGATTATATTCACTTTATATCTGAGGAAGAAGAAATTATTACGAAATTAGACCGTACCCAACTCATCCGTGTGGTAACCAATCTGGTCAAAAACGCTATTCAAGCCATTCCTGAAGTAGAGGCACCACGAATTGTTGTTTCAGTAGGTTCTGAAGGAGATTTTGCTAAAATATGTGTGGCAGACAATGGCATTGGTATTGAAGAGGGCTTTAAAGAAAAAATATTTGAACCTAAATTCACCACTAAATCCAGTGGTATGGGTCTTGGCCTCGGTATGGTAAAGAATATTGTGGAAACCTATAAAGGACACATTGGTTTTACCTCAAAACCCAGCAAAGGAACGGTATTTTCAGTAAAGTTCCCATTGGTGAAATAG
- a CDS encoding MATE family efflux transporter — translation MAKVSSEQLGSEPIGKLLVKQALPASIGILVMSLNILVDSIFVGNWIGSIAIAAINVVLPVSFFIGALGMAIGIGGASIISRALGADNHAKAIKTFGNQITLTLLITTVMVALGLYYIDVLIPAFGGKGTIFEPAKIYYTIVLYGVPFLALCMMGNTVIRAEGKPKFAMIAMIIPSVGNLLMDYIFIYIFDWGMEGAAWATTVGYVLCAAYVFYFFLSKKSELKLSPSCFRLDLPIIKEIGSLGFVTLSRQATTSVVYLLMNNILFGLGGEAMVAVYAIIGRMLMFALFPVFGVTQGFLPIAGFNYGAKKYQRVRESINTAIKYASLLAAVVFIGLMSFPQEIASLFLSDRAGQSAHDLAANAYVLEHIPLAMRLVFAATPIIALQLIGAAYFQAIGKAIPALLLTLSRQGFFFIPLILILPNYMGELGVWLSFPVADVLATIVTGFYLRNEIKNTLVAEEA, via the coding sequence ATGGCTAAAGTATCATCGGAACAGTTAGGGTCGGAACCAATTGGTAAGCTTTTGGTAAAACAGGCCTTGCCAGCTTCTATTGGTATTTTAGTAATGTCTCTTAATATACTGGTAGACTCTATTTTTGTTGGTAATTGGATTGGCTCTATTGCCATAGCCGCTATCAATGTAGTTCTTCCTGTATCCTTTTTTATTGGGGCTTTAGGGATGGCCATTGGTATTGGAGGAGCAAGTATTATTTCTAGGGCTCTTGGGGCGGATAACCACGCAAAGGCCATAAAGACCTTTGGCAATCAAATTACGTTAACGCTGTTGATTACCACGGTAATGGTGGCATTGGGACTCTATTATATTGATGTGCTCATACCTGCTTTTGGTGGTAAAGGAACCATTTTTGAACCCGCAAAGATTTATTATACCATCGTTTTGTACGGAGTTCCGTTTTTGGCGCTTTGTATGATGGGTAATACTGTTATTAGGGCCGAAGGGAAGCCCAAATTTGCTATGATAGCCATGATTATACCTTCCGTAGGAAACCTTCTTATGGACTATATATTCATTTATATATTTGATTGGGGTATGGAAGGGGCGGCCTGGGCTACTACCGTTGGCTACGTATTGTGTGCAGCATATGTCTTCTACTTTTTTCTATCTAAAAAATCCGAACTGAAACTTAGTCCGTCATGTTTTCGGCTTGATTTGCCGATTATAAAAGAAATTGGGTCTTTAGGTTTTGTAACCTTATCCAGACAAGCTACCACGAGTGTGGTCTATTTGCTAATGAACAATATTCTTTTTGGCCTTGGTGGTGAGGCTATGGTTGCCGTTTATGCTATTATTGGTCGTATGTTAATGTTTGCGCTGTTTCCTGTATTTGGCGTTACCCAAGGATTCTTGCCTATAGCGGGATTCAACTACGGGGCAAAAAAATACCAAAGGGTACGAGAGTCGATTAACACCGCTATTAAATACGCGTCACTGTTGGCTGCCGTTGTATTTATTGGGCTTATGAGCTTTCCGCAAGAAATTGCCTCTTTATTTTTAAGTGATAGAGCTGGTCAATCAGCACATGATTTGGCGGCCAATGCGTATGTTTTAGAACACATACCTCTAGCTATGCGATTGGTATTTGCTGCGACACCTATTATTGCATTACAGCTGATAGGTGCAGCCTATTTTCAAGCGATCGGAAAAGCGATACCTGCATTATTACTCACCTTATCTAGACAAGGTTTCTTTTTTATTCCTCTTATTTTGATTTTGCCCAACTATATGGGCGAACTAGGAGTTTGGCTTTCCTTTCCTGTAGCCGATGTGTTGGCTACAATTGTAACGGGTTTCTATTTGAGGAACGAAATTAAGAATACCTTAGTCGCAGAAGAGGCGTAA
- a CDS encoding EcsC family protein: MKIIKNEMTPEDFQTLSNAKQNMEQIGWAMQGLNKMGNVIESRIQLLPQKQRDWIQQITYKVLHTVVKTNLISMSKKSKASPMNNLYKALVTSSGAIGGALGASAFAVDLTLATKLMMRSIMDIARSEGEDLDSLDSQLACLQVFALGGKSKHDDNLDTGYYATKLAMSSAVKGATGIAGKTVTTLLNTTGNPLLQLIAQVASRFSVQVSEKFVAQAIPIVGAAGGATINLAFIDHFQNMAHAHFSIRRLERKYGEEQIRLKYEELTVAKV; encoded by the coding sequence TTGAAAATTATTAAAAACGAAATGACACCGGAAGATTTCCAGACACTTAGCAACGCTAAACAAAATATGGAGCAAATAGGTTGGGCTATGCAAGGCCTCAATAAAATGGGGAATGTTATAGAAAGTAGGATTCAACTGCTACCCCAAAAGCAGCGTGATTGGATTCAGCAGATCACGTACAAAGTATTACATACTGTGGTAAAAACCAATTTGATCTCAATGAGCAAAAAATCAAAAGCCTCACCTATGAACAATTTGTACAAGGCACTGGTCACTTCATCAGGAGCTATTGGTGGAGCATTGGGTGCTAGCGCTTTCGCAGTTGATTTAACATTAGCTACCAAACTCATGATGCGCTCCATTATGGATATTGCCCGTAGTGAAGGAGAGGACCTAGATTCACTAGATTCACAGTTGGCATGTTTACAAGTATTCGCTTTAGGGGGCAAGAGCAAACACGATGACAATCTTGATACAGGATATTATGCCACAAAATTAGCCATGAGTTCCGCGGTGAAAGGCGCTACCGGAATTGCAGGAAAGACCGTTACCACCTTACTCAATACAACAGGAAATCCACTTTTGCAACTCATAGCCCAAGTGGCTTCTCGTTTTAGCGTTCAAGTTTCTGAGAAATTTGTGGCCCAAGCTATACCCATAGTAGGTGCTGCCGGTGGGGCTACTATTAACTTGGCGTTCATTGACCATTTTCAAAATATGGCCCACGCGCACTTTAGCATCAGGCGATTGGAACGCAAATATGGAGAAGAGCAGATTAGGTTGAAATACGAAGAGTTGACTGTTGCCAAAGTTTAA
- a CDS encoding enoyl-CoA hydratase/isomerase family protein, which translates to MKFNNVLVDNSKSTAIVTVNRPSKLNALNSETIQELHEAFKALDEDSSIQVIILTGSGEKAFVAGADISEFADYSEKKGGKLSAKGHTILFDFVENLSKPVIAAVNGFALGGGLELAMACHFRVASHNARMGLPEVSLGVIPGYGGTQRLPQLVGKGRALELIMTAGMIGVERALDYGLVNHVVSQEELIEFCEKLASKISNNSPVAISYAIKAVNAGFKNSNGYDEEIKAFGACFGTEDFKEGTSAFLEKRKAHFPGK; encoded by the coding sequence ATGAAATTTAATAACGTTCTCGTAGATAATAGTAAGTCAACAGCTATTGTAACCGTTAATCGTCCTTCAAAATTAAATGCTTTAAATAGTGAAACTATTCAAGAATTACACGAGGCGTTTAAGGCTTTAGACGAAGATAGCTCCATACAGGTAATTATTTTAACCGGTAGCGGCGAGAAGGCTTTCGTTGCCGGTGCGGATATTTCTGAATTTGCTGATTATTCCGAAAAGAAAGGTGGTAAATTATCTGCTAAAGGCCATACCATTCTTTTTGACTTTGTAGAGAACCTTTCTAAACCCGTAATTGCTGCTGTAAATGGTTTTGCCTTGGGAGGAGGACTAGAATTGGCCATGGCATGCCATTTTAGAGTGGCCAGTCATAATGCTAGAATGGGGCTTCCTGAGGTGTCTCTTGGTGTTATTCCGGGATATGGTGGTACGCAACGATTGCCTCAGCTTGTAGGCAAAGGCAGAGCCCTGGAACTCATTATGACGGCGGGTATGATAGGTGTAGAACGTGCTCTGGATTATGGCTTGGTCAACCACGTAGTGTCTCAGGAAGAGCTGATCGAGTTTTGTGAGAAGTTGGCTAGCAAGATATCGAATAACTCCCCAGTTGCCATTAGTTACGCAATAAAAGCCGTAAATGCGGGTTTTAAGAACAGTAATGGATATGACGAAGAAATAAAAGCTTTTGGTGCCTGTTTTGGTACCGAAGATTTTAAGGAGGGTACTTCTGCATTTTTAGAAAAGCGGAAGGCCCATTTTCCTGGCAAGTAG
- a CDS encoding PA0069 family radical SAM protein yields MKSEDYIKGRGAQQNVHNKFLQNVYETRDDFLEFCRIEGEEADKNKTQYIPIFPKTIVNKVTSPDVGMQFSMNPYQGCEHGCIYCYARNTHEFWGYSAGLDFERKILIKKDAPKLLEAKLKSKRWEARTIVLSGNTDCYQPAEKKFEITRACLEVFLKYKHPVGIITKNALVLRDLDILKELAKDRLIGVNVSVTSLSEETRRILEPRTTTIKKRLETIRVLSENNIPVNAMLAPIIPGINSHEIMKLAKAVSDNGAKSFAFTVVRLNGAIGQVFTDWIYKALPDKAEKVLHQIEECHGGTLNDSRFGIRSRGEGKIATQIHDLVRLARQTYFKDKAFPPLNHGLHAQYKDGQLRLF; encoded by the coding sequence TTGAAATCAGAAGATTATATCAAAGGCCGTGGAGCCCAACAGAATGTACACAACAAATTTCTTCAGAACGTCTATGAAACAAGAGACGATTTTCTTGAATTCTGCCGTATAGAAGGCGAAGAGGCGGACAAGAACAAAACACAATACATTCCAATTTTTCCCAAGACCATAGTTAATAAGGTTACAAGTCCTGATGTGGGTATGCAATTTTCAATGAATCCCTATCAAGGTTGTGAACATGGTTGTATTTATTGTTATGCCCGTAATACGCACGAATTTTGGGGCTATAGCGCTGGGCTGGATTTTGAACGTAAAATCTTAATTAAGAAAGATGCTCCAAAACTGCTAGAAGCTAAATTAAAGAGCAAACGCTGGGAGGCGAGAACAATTGTCCTTTCAGGAAATACGGATTGCTATCAACCTGCCGAGAAGAAGTTTGAGATTACACGCGCTTGTTTGGAGGTTTTTCTAAAATATAAACATCCTGTTGGTATCATTACCAAAAATGCCTTGGTGCTGCGCGATTTGGATATTCTAAAAGAACTGGCCAAAGACCGGTTGATAGGCGTTAATGTGTCCGTTACTTCACTGTCAGAAGAAACAAGGCGCATTTTAGAGCCAAGAACCACTACTATAAAAAAGCGACTGGAAACCATTCGTGTACTTTCTGAAAATAATATTCCTGTAAATGCGATGTTAGCTCCAATTATACCTGGAATCAACAGCCATGAGATTATGAAGTTGGCCAAAGCGGTTTCTGATAATGGAGCAAAATCTTTTGCTTTTACCGTAGTTCGTTTGAACGGGGCCATAGGTCAAGTATTTACGGATTGGATATATAAAGCCCTACCCGATAAAGCTGAAAAAGTATTGCATCAAATTGAAGAATGCCATGGAGGAACTTTAAACGACAGCCGCTTTGGGATTCGTAGTCGTGGGGAAGGCAAGATCGCCACTCAAATTCATGATTTGGTACGTTTGGCCCGTCAAACGTATTTTAAGGATAAGGCTTTCCCACCTCTTAACCATGGGTTGCATGCACAATATAAAGACGGACAGCTACGATTGTTTTGA
- a CDS encoding glycosyltransferase yields MKPNTTLDKVARKSSFLDKIKIFIETANAWGIFVMGSTFVLMIGAAYMSYILRSDLTQFNIERSASTFGQAFMYVALGLLVFKAAFFLFIIYRYFRYKAIDSVSDEELPTVTVIVPAYNEGKQVYDTLMSLAESDFPHEKLQLLSIDDGSKDDTWHWMKEAKMVLGDRVTIFQQPKNMGKRHGLYRGFNEGTGEIFVTVDSDSIVDPDTLRNLVSPFVVNEKCGAVAGNIRVLNNKRALLPKMLDVSFVQSFEFVRSAESSLNSVLCTPGALAAYRRTAVFNCLDEWINQTFMGQPSDIGEDRAMTNMILKQGFHVLFQRNAYAYTNVPEKYKGLYKMFIRWGRSNVRENIEMSKYVFTNFRKDSKFGPRLLFISQSIKILMSYPFLLFMLFFILTHPLLFLSSTLLSILVLSTFPVLFYANRYDFKESFWAYSYSILFTFGLFWITPYAIATANKRGWLTRELPTKK; encoded by the coding sequence ATGAAACCAAATACCACATTAGATAAAGTTGCAAGAAAAAGTAGCTTTCTCGATAAAATCAAAATTTTCATTGAAACAGCAAACGCATGGGGCATTTTTGTGATGGGAAGCACCTTTGTTTTGATGATAGGCGCAGCTTATATGTCCTATATTTTAAGAAGCGATCTGACCCAGTTTAACATTGAACGTTCTGCCTCAACTTTTGGACAGGCCTTTATGTATGTTGCTCTTGGACTTTTAGTTTTTAAGGCCGCTTTTTTTCTGTTTATCATTTACAGATATTTTAGATATAAGGCTATTGATTCTGTTTCGGATGAAGAATTACCAACGGTAACCGTAATTGTACCGGCTTATAATGAGGGCAAACAAGTGTATGATACGTTGATGAGTTTGGCGGAAAGTGATTTTCCTCATGAAAAATTACAACTATTGTCAATTGATGATGGTAGTAAAGATGATACCTGGCACTGGATGAAGGAGGCCAAAATGGTTTTGGGTGATCGTGTAACGATTTTTCAACAACCTAAGAACATGGGTAAGCGCCATGGTCTGTACAGAGGCTTTAACGAGGGAACAGGTGAAATCTTTGTAACGGTAGATAGTGATTCTATTGTGGACCCAGATACACTTCGTAACCTAGTAAGCCCATTTGTAGTGAATGAGAAGTGCGGGGCCGTTGCGGGTAATATTCGTGTTCTGAACAACAAAAGAGCATTACTTCCAAAGATGTTAGATGTAAGTTTTGTTCAGAGTTTTGAATTCGTACGATCTGCAGAGAGTTCTTTAAACTCGGTGTTATGTACTCCAGGAGCACTGGCAGCTTACCGTAGAACTGCTGTTTTTAACTGTTTGGATGAGTGGATCAATCAGACTTTTATGGGGCAACCTTCAGATATTGGTGAAGATCGCGCCATGACCAACATGATTTTAAAACAAGGGTTTCACGTATTGTTTCAGAGAAACGCATACGCTTATACCAATGTACCGGAAAAATATAAAGGTCTTTACAAGATGTTTATCAGATGGGGTAGAAGCAATGTTCGTGAAAATATTGAAATGTCTAAGTACGTTTTTACCAACTTTAGAAAAGACTCAAAATTTGGCCCAAGGTTATTGTTCATTAGCCAATCGATTAAAATACTAATGAGCTACCCATTTTTATTGTTTATGTTGTTCTTTATTTTGACTCACCCATTATTGTTTTTAAGCTCTACGCTGTTGAGCATCTTGGTGTTGTCTACATTCCCGGTATTGTTTTATGCAAACCGGTATGATTTTAAAGAATCTTTTTGGGCGTATTCATATAGTATTTTGTTCACCTTTGGTTTATTCTGGATTACCCCTTATGCAATTGCAACTGCAAACAAGAGAGGTTGGTTAACTCGTGAATTGCCTACAAAGAAGTAA